From the genome of Hymenobacter cellulosilyticus, one region includes:
- a CDS encoding (2Fe-2S)-binding protein → MQQCGPGQPASGYSRGCTTLQELCATTGAGTGCGSCRPEVQQLLATEIAQVVALAVPAQELITATYAAPE, encoded by the coding sequence CTGCAACAATGTGGGCCGGGACAACCTGCGTCAGGCTATAGCCGGGGCTGCACCACGCTTCAGGAGCTCTGTGCCACCACCGGCGCCGGCACCGGCTGCGGCTCCTGCCGGCCCGAAGTGCAGCAGTTGTTGGCCACGGAAATTGCCCAGGTGGTAGCCTTAGCCGTCCCTGCCCAGGAGCTCATCACCGCCACTTACGCCGCGCCCGAATGA